From a single Azospirillaceae bacterium genomic region:
- the guaD gene encoding guanine deaminase produces the protein MAFTPASTALRGRLLTFLRAPLGPGDRDSYRYIADGLVVVAGGRITAVGAAASLLPTLAAGVAVEHYPDGLILPGLIDTHIHFPQTQVIASYGAQLLEWLEKYTFIEEQRYADHAHAARNARFFLDELARNGTTTAVVYGSVHPGSVKALFLEAEARGVGLVAGKVMMDRNAPTALTDTAQTSYDHSKALINAWHGTGRQRYAVTPRFAITSTPEQLEAAGALLREHPGVYMQTHLSENVEEIRQVARLYPDAADYLDVYDRFGLLGDRSLFGHCIHLSEREMARMSESGSVAVFCPTSNLFIGSGLFNRAALENPARPVRLGLATDVGGGTSYSLLATAGEGYKVLQLRGQSWPALAAFDLMTRGNAAALGLSDEIGQIAPGRYADLVVLDPGATPAMAHRREVMGGDLEEELFLLMTLGDDRAVRATYVQGRRVHDRDRRD, from the coding sequence ATGGCTTTCACCCCCGCCTCCACGGCCCTGCGCGGCCGGCTGCTGACCTTCCTGCGGGCGCCGTTGGGCCCCGGGGACCGCGACAGCTATCGCTACATCGCCGACGGGCTGGTGGTGGTGGCGGGCGGGCGCATCACGGCGGTGGGGGCGGCGGCGAGCCTGCTGCCCACCCTGGCGGCCGGGGTGGCGGTTGAGCATTACCCCGACGGCCTGATCCTGCCGGGCCTGATCGACACCCACATCCATTTCCCGCAGACCCAGGTGATCGCCTCCTACGGCGCGCAACTGCTGGAATGGCTGGAGAAGTACACCTTCATCGAGGAACAGCGCTACGCCGACCACGCCCACGCCGCGCGCAACGCCCGCTTCTTCCTGGATGAGCTGGCGCGCAACGGCACCACCACGGCGGTGGTCTACGGCAGCGTCCACCCCGGCAGCGTCAAGGCCCTGTTCCTGGAGGCCGAGGCGCGCGGCGTGGGCCTGGTGGCGGGCAAGGTCATGATGGACCGCAACGCCCCCACCGCCCTGACCGACACCGCCCAGACCAGCTACGACCACAGCAAGGCGTTGATCAACGCCTGGCACGGCACCGGCCGCCAGCGCTACGCCGTCACCCCGCGCTTCGCCATCACCTCCACGCCCGAACAGCTGGAGGCGGCGGGCGCGCTGCTGCGGGAGCATCCGGGCGTCTACATGCAGACCCATCTGTCGGAGAATGTGGAGGAGATACGCCAGGTCGCCCGCCTCTATCCGGACGCGGCGGATTACCTGGACGTCTATGACCGCTTCGGCCTGCTGGGCGACCGCTCGCTGTTCGGGCACTGCATCCATCTCAGCGAGCGGGAGATGGCGCGGATGAGTGAGAGCGGCTCCGTCGCCGTGTTCTGCCCCACCAGCAACCTGTTCATCGGCAGCGGCCTGTTCAACCGCGCGGCGTTGGAGAACCCCGCGCGGCCGGTGCGCCTGGGCCTGGCGACCGACGTAGGCGGCGGCACCAGCTATTCCCTGCTGGCCACGGCGGGCGAGGGCTACAAGGTCCTGCAACTGCGCGGCCAAAGCTGGCCGGCGCTGGCCGCCTTCGACCTGATGACCCGCGGCAACGCGGCCGCATTGGGCTTGAGTGATGAGATCGGCCAGATCGCCCCCGGCCGCTATGCCGACCTGGTGGTGCTGGATCCTGGCGCCACCCCCGCCATGGCGCACCGGCGCGAGGTGATGGGCGGCGATTTGGAGGAGGAGCTGTTCCTGCTGATGACCCTGGGCGACGACCGCGCGGTGCGCGCCACCTACGTCCAGGGCCGGCGGGTGCATGACCGCGACCGGCGGGATTAA
- a CDS encoding CopG family ribbon-helix-helix protein, which produces MSNSTTLTVRLKPEVKDQLAALSAQTNRTRSYLAAEAIADYVAREISLVEGVQRGLADIEAGRLVPHDQAMDELDAAIEEVARSRG; this is translated from the coding sequence ATGTCCAACAGCACGACGCTGACCGTCAGGCTGAAGCCTGAGGTCAAGGACCAGCTTGCCGCCTTGTCCGCGCAGACCAACCGTACCCGCTCCTACCTGGCGGCGGAGGCGATCGCGGACTACGTGGCGCGCGAAATCTCCCTGGTGGAAGGGGTGCAGCGCGGCTTGGCCGATATCGAGGCGGGCCGGCTGGTTCCCCATGACCAGGCGATGGACGAGCTGGACGCCGCGATTGAGGAAGTGGCGCGGAGCCGGGGGTGA
- a CDS encoding type II toxin-antitoxin system RelE/ParE family toxin, with product MKRAVSWSRDALNELIGIARHIAKDNPDAARKVAATIRATGNALGGRPGPAGPGPQGAGHRHL from the coding sequence GTGAAGCGCGCTGTCTCCTGGTCCCGCGATGCGTTGAATGAGCTGATCGGCATTGCGCGCCACATCGCCAAGGACAACCCCGATGCCGCCCGCAAGGTGGCGGCCACCATTCGCGCCACCGGGAACGCCCTGGGCGGGCGCCCTGGGCCGGCAGGCCCTGGGCCGCAAGGGGCGGGTCACCGGCACCTATGA
- a CDS encoding LysR family transcriptional regulator, with protein sequence MALLENMQVFVRVVELGSLSAAGRNLRMSPALVSHRIQQLEAHLGARLLNRTTRQLQATETGQIFYQHCLEVLEAVERAHSSIATEGGVPSGSVRVTAPLGFGRRVLGPLVPEFRKTYPMVDVRLRLSDHLLDLLRESVDMAIRMANLKDSSFVVRKIADVRRVLVAAPDYLAARGRPKTPSDLLEHDCLLLRFPGTQQYRWPLVGKGPPGKDEGAKTTKLSVAGPIDADDGDVLTRWALDGQGIALKPLWEVADDIKAGALEIIMPDHPPEPVQLAVVYPHRALLPAKVQSLSDFLVPRIRAQLAATHPDALL encoded by the coding sequence ATGGCCCTGCTGGAAAACATGCAGGTGTTCGTGCGGGTGGTGGAGCTGGGCAGCCTGTCGGCGGCCGGGCGCAACCTGCGCATGTCGCCGGCCCTGGTCAGCCACCGTATCCAGCAGCTGGAGGCGCATCTGGGCGCCCGGCTGCTGAACCGCACCACCCGCCAGCTGCAGGCCACCGAAACCGGCCAGATCTTCTACCAGCACTGCCTGGAGGTGCTGGAGGCGGTGGAGCGCGCCCACAGCAGCATCGCCACCGAAGGCGGCGTGCCCTCGGGCAGCGTGCGGGTGACCGCACCCTTGGGCTTCGGCCGGCGGGTGCTGGGCCCGCTGGTGCCCGAATTCCGCAAGACCTATCCCATGGTGGACGTGCGCCTGCGCCTGTCGGACCATCTGCTGGACCTGCTGCGCGAGTCCGTGGACATGGCCATCCGCATGGCCAACCTGAAGGACAGCAGCTTCGTCGTGCGCAAGATCGCCGACGTGCGCCGCGTGCTGGTGGCCGCCCCCGATTACCTGGCGGCGCGCGGCCGGCCCAAGACGCCGTCCGATCTGCTGGAGCACGACTGCCTGCTGCTGCGCTTCCCCGGCACGCAGCAGTACCGCTGGCCGTTGGTGGGCAAGGGGCCCCCTGGAAAAGACGAAGGTGCCAAGACGACCAAGCTGTCGGTGGCCGGGCCCATCGACGCCGACGACGGCGACGTGCTGACCCGCTGGGCGCTGGACGGCCAGGGCATCGCGCTGAAGCCGCTGTGGGAAGTGGCGGACGACATCAAGGCCGGCGCGCTGGAAATCATCATGCCCGACCATCCGCCGGAGCCGGTGCAGCTGGCGGTGGTCTACCCCCACCGCGCCCTGCTGCCGGCCAAGGTGCAGTCGCTGTCCGACTTCCTGGTGCCGCGCATCCGCGCCCAACTGGCCGCCACCCATCCCGACGCCCTGCTGTAG
- a CDS encoding urease accessory protein UreD, with product MPDAAGLHEPPARLQRLRGRVVLGVKVGDDGLTRLDRLYQSGSARLRLPKGPGLEGVLINTGGGLTGGDVLETEVIVPVGARATVTTQAAEKIYRASGGEAVVLNQLTVGGRLDWLPQETILFDGARLARRLDVDMDAGATLLAVESVVFGRTARGERVTSGLFRDDWRIRRDGRLAYADRVRLSGDIDAQLSRPAVAARARAAASCLYVAPDAEAQVDAVRGLLGGVSAGASAWNGLLALRLVAADGQALLRALAPVIEFLRGMPVPRVWRC from the coding sequence ATGCCTGACGCCGCCGGCTTGCATGAGCCGCCCGCCCGCTTGCAACGCCTGCGCGGTCGCGTGGTCCTGGGGGTGAAGGTGGGCGACGACGGTCTCACCCGCCTGGACCGCCTGTACCAGTCCGGCTCCGCCCGCCTGCGCCTGCCCAAGGGGCCGGGCCTGGAGGGCGTGCTGATCAACACCGGCGGTGGTCTTACCGGCGGCGACGTGCTGGAGACGGAGGTGATCGTGCCCGTCGGCGCGCGGGCCACCGTCACCACCCAGGCTGCGGAGAAGATCTACCGCGCCAGCGGGGGTGAGGCGGTGGTGCTGAACCAATTGACCGTGGGTGGCCGGCTGGACTGGCTGCCGCAGGAGACCATCCTGTTCGACGGCGCCCGCCTGGCCCGCCGGCTGGATGTCGATATGGACGCCGGCGCCACCCTGCTGGCGGTGGAATCGGTGGTGTTCGGCCGCACGGCGCGGGGTGAGCGGGTGACCAGCGGCCTGTTCCGCGATGACTGGCGCATCCGCCGCGACGGCCGCCTGGCCTATGCCGACAGGGTGCGCCTGTCGGGCGACATCGATGCCCAACTGTCGCGGCCCGCCGTGGCGGCGAGGGCCCGGGCGGCGGCGTCCTGCCTGTACGTGGCGCCGGATGCGGAGGCCCAGGTGGACGCGGTGCGCGGCCTGCTGGGTGGCGTTTCCGCCGGGGCCAGCGCCTGGAACGGCCTGCTGGCCCTGCGCCTGGTGGCGGCCGACGGCCAGGCCCTGCTGCGCGCCCTGGCGCCGGTGATCGAATTCTTGCGCGGGATGCCGGTCCCACGCGTCTGGCGTTGTTGA
- a CDS encoding urease subunit gamma, with amino-acid sequence MNLTPREKDKLLIAMAAMVARRRLERGVKLNHPEAIALITDFVVEGARDGRAVADLMDHGAHVVGRHQVMEGIAEMIHDVQVEATFPDGVKLVTVHNPIR; translated from the coding sequence GTGAACCTGACCCCGCGTGAGAAGGACAAGCTGCTGATCGCCATGGCGGCCATGGTGGCACGCCGCCGGCTGGAACGCGGCGTGAAGCTGAACCATCCCGAGGCCATCGCCCTGATCACCGACTTCGTGGTCGAGGGGGCGCGTGACGGCCGGGCGGTGGCCGACCTGATGGACCATGGCGCCCACGTGGTGGGCCGCCACCAGGTGATGGAGGGCATCGCCGAGATGATCCACGACGTGCAGGTGGAGGCCACGTTCCCCGACGGGGTGAAGCTGGTCACCGTCCACAACCCGATCCGCTAA
- a CDS encoding urease subunit beta translates to MIPGEILTPEGEIELNAGLPTVTLDVANTGDRPIQVGSHYHFFETNAGLSFDREQAYGHRLDIPAGTAVRFEPGQTRTVTLVPYRGARVVHGFNAKVSGPLKGGN, encoded by the coding sequence CTGATCCCCGGAGAGATCCTCACGCCCGAGGGCGAGATCGAACTGAACGCCGGCCTGCCGACGGTGACCCTGGACGTGGCCAACACCGGCGACCGGCCCATCCAGGTCGGCAGCCACTATCATTTCTTCGAGACCAACGCCGGTCTCAGCTTCGACCGCGAACAGGCCTACGGCCACCGCCTGGACATCCCCGCCGGCACGGCGGTGCGGTTTGAGCCGGGCCAGACCCGCACCGTAACCCTGGTGCCCTATCGCGGCGCCCGCGTGGTCCACGGCTTCAACGCCAAGGTTTCCGGTCCGCTGAAGGGGGGCAACTGA
- a CDS encoding urease accessory protein UreE — MPHAHTVLAAGFWDAARQAGTVTLDFDHRCRRRLRLERDDGGGPLLLDLPTPRHIRDGDGLVLTGGGIVRVKAAPEDLIEVRCEAIGDLLRMAWHIGNRHIPAELRGDRLRIRADHVLADMLVGLGAIVSPVSAAFDPEGGAYGDSPAGGGHGHGHHHHGHDHDHDHGHGGHDHGHHHGHGHG, encoded by the coding sequence CTGCCCCACGCCCACACCGTCCTGGCCGCCGGCTTCTGGGATGCCGCACGCCAAGCCGGCACCGTCACCCTGGATTTCGACCACCGCTGCCGCCGGCGCCTGCGCCTGGAACGCGATGACGGCGGCGGCCCCCTGCTGCTGGACCTGCCCACCCCCCGCCACATCCGCGACGGCGATGGGCTGGTGCTGACCGGCGGCGGCATCGTCCGGGTCAAGGCGGCACCAGAGGATTTGATCGAGGTGCGGTGCGAGGCCATCGGCGACCTGCTGCGCATGGCCTGGCACATCGGCAACCGCCACATCCCGGCCGAATTGCGCGGCGACCGCCTGCGCATCCGCGCCGACCATGTGCTGGCCGACATGCTGGTCGGCCTGGGTGCCATCGTCAGCCCGGTGTCGGCGGCCTTCGATCCGGAAGGTGGGGCCTATGGCGACAGCCCGGCCGGCGGCGGTCATGGACATGGGCACCACCACCACGGCCATGATCACGATCATGACCATGGGCACGGGGGGCACGATCACGGCCATCATCATGGGCACGGCCATGGCTGA
- a CDS encoding urease accessory protein UreF translates to MTWLTASFPVGAFSYSHGLEWVVEDGTVRHVDALVAWLDDLLAVGSAWNDAVLVAASWRAAAIEDWAVLDGVNELAGALVPTAERRLETLSQGRSFAAAIASAWPCAAVDRLVAYGPNAAYPVAVGAVAAGHGLTLPATLLGYLHGFVGNLVSAALRLVPLGQTDGQRALARLEPLVLAAAERAAVSTLDDLGGAAWVADIASMNHETQYTRLFRS, encoded by the coding sequence ATGACCTGGCTGACGGCCTCATTCCCGGTGGGCGCCTTCTCCTACAGCCACGGCCTGGAGTGGGTGGTGGAGGATGGCACGGTGCGCCATGTCGATGCCCTGGTCGCCTGGCTGGACGATCTGCTGGCCGTGGGTTCCGCCTGGAACGACGCCGTGCTGGTGGCCGCATCCTGGCGCGCGGCCGCGATTGAGGATTGGGCGGTGCTGGACGGGGTGAACGAGTTGGCCGGCGCCCTGGTGCCCACGGCGGAACGGCGGCTGGAAACCCTGTCGCAGGGGCGGTCCTTCGCCGCCGCCATCGCGTCCGCCTGGCCCTGCGCCGCCGTGGACCGCCTGGTCGCGTATGGTCCCAACGCCGCCTATCCGGTGGCTGTGGGGGCGGTCGCGGCCGGTCACGGCCTGACCCTGCCGGCCACCCTGCTGGGTTACCTGCACGGCTTCGTCGGCAATCTGGTGTCGGCCGCCCTGCGCCTGGTGCCGCTGGGCCAGACCGACGGGCAGCGGGCCTTGGCGCGGCTGGAACCGCTGGTGTTGGCCGCCGCTGAACGGGCGGCCGTCAGCACCCTGGATGATCTGGGCGGGGCGGCCTGGGTGGCCGACATCGCCTCCATGAACCACGAGACGCAATACACGAGGTTGTTCCGCTCATGA
- the ureG gene encoding urease accessory protein UreG: MSTPASPTGASPARSPNGPLRVGIGGPVGSGKTALMEALCKRFRDIYNIVAITNDIYTKEDALILTRVGALDPDRILGVETGGCPHTAIREDASINLAAVADMNAKFPGLDIILIESGGDNLAATFSPELADITIYVIDVAAGEKIPRKGGPGITRSDLLVINKIDLAPLVGASLEVMDSDTKRMRGTRPYVFTNLKTAHGLDTVVQFIERAGGLAA; encoded by the coding sequence ATGAGCACGCCTGCTTCCCCCACCGGCGCATCCCCGGCCCGATCCCCGAATGGCCCCCTGCGCGTGGGCATCGGCGGCCCCGTCGGCTCCGGCAAGACCGCGTTGATGGAGGCGCTGTGCAAGCGTTTCCGCGACATCTACAACATCGTCGCCATCACCAACGACATCTACACCAAGGAGGACGCGCTGATCCTGACGCGCGTCGGCGCGCTTGATCCCGACCGCATCCTGGGCGTGGAAACCGGCGGCTGCCCCCACACCGCCATCCGGGAGGACGCGTCCATCAACCTGGCGGCGGTGGCGGACATGAACGCCAAGTTCCCGGGGCTGGACATCATCCTGATCGAATCCGGCGGCGACAATCTGGCCGCCACCTTCAGCCCGGAACTGGCCGACATCACCATCTACGTCATCGACGTGGCGGCGGGGGAGAAGATCCCGCGCAAGGGCGGCCCCGGCATCACCCGGTCCGACCTGCTGGTCATCAACAAGATCGACCTGGCCCCCCTGGTGGGCGCCAGCCTTGAGGTGATGGACAGCGACACCAAACGCATGCGGGGCACCCGCCCCTACGTCTTCACCAACCTGAAGACGGCGCACGGCTTGGACACCGTGGTCCAATTCATCGAACGCGCCGGCGGCCTGGCCGCCTGA
- a CDS encoding HupE/UreJ family protein — protein sequence MTYRRLLPALTIAAALAPAVAMAHPGMPGHTHGFGDGLLHPLTGWDHLAAMTAVGLWAGQQGGRAVWLWPLAFLALLVVGAIAGANGLAVPGVEWGIALSVVALGWLTAFGARLPLAAGATLIAAFAFCHGAAHGVEMPADADGLTYGLGFVTASATLHLAGVGLSLAATRAGLRLAPRLAGLAMGLAAPFLLWA from the coding sequence ATGACCTACCGCCGCCTGCTGCCCGCGCTGACCATTGCCGCCGCTCTGGCCCCCGCCGTGGCCATGGCCCACCCCGGCATGCCCGGCCACACCCATGGCTTCGGCGATGGCCTGCTGCACCCCTTGACCGGCTGGGACCACCTGGCCGCCATGACGGCGGTCGGCCTGTGGGCCGGGCAGCAGGGCGGCCGCGCCGTCTGGCTGTGGCCGCTGGCCTTCCTGGCGCTGCTGGTGGTGGGCGCCATCGCCGGCGCCAACGGCCTGGCGGTGCCCGGGGTGGAATGGGGCATCGCCCTGTCGGTGGTGGCCCTGGGCTGGCTGACCGCCTTCGGCGCCCGCCTGCCGCTCGCCGCCGGCGCCACCCTGATCGCCGCCTTCGCCTTCTGCCATGGCGCCGCCCACGGGGTGGAAATGCCGGCCGATGCCGATGGCCTGACCTACGGCCTGGGCTTCGTCACCGCCTCCGCCACCCTGCACCTGGCCGGCGTCGGCCTGTCCTTGGCCGCCACCCGCGCCGGCCTGCGCCTGGCGCCGCGCTTGGCGGGCCTGGCCATGGGCCTGGCGGCGCCATTTCTGCTGTGGGCGTGA